The genomic interval CCTCCGGGATCGAGGCACGCCGTGTAAACACATCGGCGTCATCACCGGATACACCGGGCAAATCCAAACCATTCGGAGCAAACTCGACGACCTACCAGTCACCACCGATAAAATCGAGATCGACACCGTCGACTCATTCCAAGGCGGCGAACGCACCGTCATCCTCATGTCGTTCGTTCGGTCGAACGACGCCGGCCGATCCGGCTTCCTCTCACTCCCCGATGTCGGCCCACGCCGACTCAACGTCGCCTTGACACGCGCCAAAAAACGTCTCGTGCTCATCGGGAATTGGGACACACTCACCGAGCCCGAACCAGCCCGTGACGACTGCAGCGACGTGTACGCCGACCTCCGCAGCTGGCTTATCGAAAACGACTGCTTCGAAGAACCACCGGCGAAAAAACACTAACTATCCTCGCCTTCACGCTTCAATTTCTAACCATATTACGTCTAAGAATTCTGTGAATTTCGGTGAGGTAGCTCATATCTTCCCTCTTTATAATAGCTGAATTGAGGGCACTTATATTGAAATGCTATCGATGAGAATTAATTATTTTTATTTTCTATCATCCAGTATTTTCTGTTTACGTTTGGCGAGAATACGATTGGGTAAGTGGAGCAGACAGGCAAATAGAGATTGGTATGTCAAGATATTGATTATGAATTAATGGGGCTGAATGTAGACCGATTCATGAGCTATCCCCCGATATGAAATACAAATTATGTAAAATTGTGGGCATGGGTGAACGCGATACTATGGACAAACTGTGCCTATTTTCATTGTACGGTGCTGTCTTGCGGTTATGGACAGATTGTGGCCTAATTTCTATTGGACTCTATCCTGCTGTTGTCCGATCATTATGGACATTTTGTGAGTGATTTGCATTACTAGCCATCTCCAGCAAATAGATAAGATTCTAACATCTAGGAATGACCGTTAATAACTCAGACTGAGATCTCTCAATGTCAATAATAATACTATATCTCATGTCTTGCGGTTATGGACAGATTGTGCCCTAATTTACATTGGTCCAAACCCACTCGTTGTCTTGCGGTTATGAACAAATCGTGCCTAGAGTCAATGTATTATTAACACCGTCTGAAATCACCATCGAACTGGTCGAGGGTCCCTCCACTGAATTTTTGGAGAAATCCCGCCAATTCACCCCTTTGCCGTCTTGCGGTTATGGACAGACCGTGCCCTGATTTACATTGATATTATGGCTGTATGACGGGGTGTGTCTCAAGACACTGGTTTTGCTTGCAGCTTTAGAGCGCTTCAGAAACTGCAAAGTTATATCTAAGAGCGTCGATTGGGGTCTAGACCAGTTCTATACCCCCCGAAATTTTCCGAAGGGGGTTGGTCTAATAGATGGCTGAGGAGGATTTACCTCCCGTGGCATTGGAATCTCAGTTGCCGGATGGGTTACCACTTTCAAGCGCCATGTGGTTAGGCTGGTGTCTGCTTGTATCAGTTTGGTAAGGGACAGTGCTCACTAGGCACACTGTGGATGCCCGGTACGGTTCTATACATGAGTGGCGGTGAGGCGACAGGAGCTATCGTGGTGGTGTGCCAGTTACTTCGAAACGAAGGTATTGGTGAGCATTGAGAGTGACTGCTTTTTCTATCAGAATAGTGGTACGAATATGTGTGTGTGTCAGGATTCAACAAGCAGCAAAACAATGTGTGGACAAAGACGTCACACTTTCTGCTTGATCGATGCTGCTGGCGCAGGTTTCCTCGAAGACTAGGATTCGATCAACCCTACATGGTATCCCGAGCCACAGCCAACTCTAAAGAGACAGGTCGAGGAGAGACTTTGCTTTGCGTCGGCGAGTAGCATCTTGGTGAGGCGGTGTTGCCCTCACTATTTTCGAGGCCCTGAGCGATCTCCGGGCGCGACTCATTGGTCAACTTGGACATCTCGACATCCCGGTGGTTCTGATACCACCTGTACGCACCACTGACGCTCTCAGTACTGCAACCGAGTACTACGAGTATCACGCTATTCAAAACCATCCTGTCTGAGCACGGTTCGCCACAGGGCAGTAGGAAGAATTAAATCGCCTCGCTGAATATGTGTATATGAGCAGGTGGCGCACGGATCAATGATCCCTCCTTGAGGGTACTGAGTTCCGTGAGGCTACCTGGTAGCCTTTCCGAGAGCATAATTCTGGAGTTACTTCTTTGCGAACCGAAGCGGATGCAGCGTTTCGACGGCCGTTTCACAGTCTCCTTTCCGCTGATGCCGAGCCCAACTGTATGCCGCTACATCAGCAACCTGTAGCCCTGGCGCGTCCTTACTATCACGACTGTCAAATTCAATCGGCGGAATCTCATCCGCAGTACGATCTAACACAGTCGCTACCTTCTCCGCAGGGTTTTGCCACACCTCAGAATCCAGAACGACGCACATCGAATCAATCGTACTCAGAGCTACGTGCGTCGTCTGAAATACCGGGTTTAGCACGCTGCATAACGCCAGTGTCTTCAATTCTTGAACAGATTCATCGAAGTTCCCAATCACGTCTGTCAACACGTCATTGCCGATATCCGGGTTCACCGCATGCACTGACAATCGGATCGGGTGCGTAATCTCCCACGGCAACCGGGTTTGCTCAATTGTCGGGTCATCATACTCGACTTGATTCAAACACCCAACAGTCGTATTAACAACCGCAACCGGTAATGCAGATCCCTTCAGCTCAGACAACGTTCGAGACCCATGCAACGCACTCTCAGCAATCGTTTTCAATTCATCAGCCGTATGCCGTAACACCTCATTCGCCCGGCCCCGCTCAGAAAGACACCACGGAGCAGCTACTACATAGTATGACCCGTTTGATGGGTTCCCACTCTCATCAACGTGTACGAACAACGTCCGAGCCATCAAATCAACAGGATACTATCACGCAAACGCTCACGCGATATATTTCATTCCATCACTACCAAGCCGCCCCTGTCACATAACTACGTGGTTAATCATAGTCCGTGGAACTGTGAATGCGAAGGTTGCGGTGAGCCAGCACACCAGTGAACCAAGGCAACCGTATCTCCACGCCCACCATATTAACGAACTGAGTGACGGCGGGTCAGACACACGGCAACCGTCGTGGCTCTCTGCCCGAACTGCCACTACACAACCCACCACGGCGTCGATGGTGACGAGTTCAACGACCACTTACGCACGAAGATATCGCAACTGGACGACGCGTAACCTGACCGCGTGAGAGTCTACAGCGCCTTTTCGAGTTCTTCTAACGCCTCGATCGTCTGCTGTAACTGCGTTTTCGCATCCGACCACGAGATGTCTTCACCGTCTTCCTCGGTCGGTTCCTGATCGGCCTTGCCGCCATCGCTCAGCACCCCTGCTTCACCGTCAGCGCCGTCTTCCACTGCGTCGAGTCGCTGCTGCGTCTCGGCACCGTCGTCCCCCTCAGCAGGTGGCATCTCTGTTAGTGAGTCACCATCTTCGACATTGGCCGACGGTCGCCCGCCTCTGTCATCCAACGCGTTTAGAGGGAATGCGTACGCTCTCGCGCGTTTTTCCTTGTGCCACGTTGTCCGCCCCACCACACCGATCACATCAGCGACCTCGTCACGGCTACACCCGCGGTCAAGGGCTTGCCGGACACGTTCGTCCTCAGCACGCTGTAACAGGGTTTGCGGGTCATCAGGAATGCGGCCGCGAGCAGAGTTCGATATCTGCTCAGTGAGGCCCCACTCACCCGTGTCTGCGTCCTGATCGATGATTTGCCGGTCGCGTCCTTCGACCTTATTGTCGAGGCCCATCAACACCCACAAGCGCTCCCGGACTGCTGTCACGGAGAGATCCGGCGTGAGTTCGTCCACGATGTCACCTGTTCGGATCGGGCCGTGCTCTGCTAACACTTGGATGATCTCAGCGTCCTGCGGCAGTAATACCGTCGAGTCCGCTTCAGTAAGCTCGACCGGGACTTCGTCGCCCGATGGCTGGTTATGCAGCCAGTTATGACAGCGCCGGCATACTGCAGTCAGGTTCCTTAAGTCGTGCTCGTCCATCTCGTCGACATCACGCGTCGCGTGATGGATTTGCAGCGCCGCCACGCCGCCAGCACCCGGACCGTCCCGGCCACACCACTTGCAGCGATGCCCCGCAGCCGCTAACACGTCCTTCCTCGTCTCCGGATCCACCGTCTCGTTCGACACATCCTCGGTCATGCTCTCACCTCTCCGTCGATACTGCGTTCTTGATCTGTCGCCGATACGTCACCGTGATCGAACCGCGTTTGTCGTTGCATTTTGCGTTCATCAGCCGCTTGTTGGCCCCGCGTCGATACCTGGCGTCTACCTGGTGTATCGCTTCAATACCGCCTGTCCTCGCCACACTACTCGCCGTCAACTCGGCCGCGTCACCCGTGACTCGTCGGGGTTAACGATTTCACTTGGAAATCCGATTTACTGCAGTACCGTTCCGCGACGCTGCCAAGTGCTGCCGTTCGAAGCACGTCCGAGACGTTATGCTGAATCACGTCCACGAACCGTCCTTCATTGAACGCGACCACCGCCTCCTTACTGTCATCGAACGGATCGATCTCTCCGAACTCGTCACCGCACAGCACGTCGTATGCTGCCGTGAGACTCGACTGTGACTCCCCATCCACGGTCGTGTTGAACAGTTTCCTAATCACCGGGAAGAGGTCCGCGTACGGCACGTCGAGGAACGGCCAGTCAAGGCCGTTCGCCGCAAATCGGGTTCGAAGGAACGGTACATCGAAGCCACCATTCCACGTTTCACCATTGTACGCGACGAGGAGCACGTTATCATCGTAGAGGCGCATCTGCACGAACTCCGCCACCGCCTCTAACAAGGGGGCTTCCGAGTCGTGGACCGACACAATCACGTGTTCCTCAACGCGGTCCTGCACGTCCTCTTCGAGCCCGTCACGGGTTCGCTCGGCCGTCTGGCAGAACACACGCACCCCTAATGGGAGACTGAATCCGACCACGGTCACGACATCGTCGACGTCAAACCCGGTCGTCTCGATATCGAATGCGACCTGCTCTAACGCGTCGCTCACGAGGTTGCACCCCCGACACCGACGGCGCGTTCCGGCACGCGATCCCGCTTAGCTGGTCGAAGGCGGAACTCACCGAACCCGTACTTCGCATGCGTCCCCACGCGAAGCACGCCATTCTTGGCCGTTCGAACCGCGTCGGTCCCCGCGAAATCCACCACTTGCCCGTGATCCACCGTCTCAAGTACGTGCACTTCTTCACCGTTCACGAGCCGGGTTTCCCGGCGACGCAACTCACCGTCAACACCCCACCACCACGGGACGTCCTGCCCGTCAGCCCCCGGGTACTCACTCTCCAGAACGAATGGCGACACGAGCTCTAAGTTGAGCGCCGTGTCCTCAACGCGGGAGTAGTCTAATTCATCCAATTCAACGAGCTGCGTGTCTTTCAGGGACAGCTCGCCAAGCCCGTAATTCCTGGCTGCCCCGACACGCAACCCGTCCAGCACATCATCGTCGAGCGGGAGGACATCGTCGTCGTGCCCGCCGTGTACGTAGCACTGCACGAACCACTGGACTGATCGCTTCGAATTCCGGACGTTCTCGGGCCGCCCAAACCAGCACCGTGGCGCGAACGCGAGTCGCCCACCATGACTCTGGATATCCGGCACGTTATGCGCGTCCCGAGGCCGGGAATCCAGCAACCATCGTTGTGCGGCGTCTCTGTACAGGAACAAGTCCGCGTAGTTTTCGACCGCCGGAAGCGACTTCCCAAGCACCCCGGCGTACCCAACTTCGGAATGCGCAGACGGGTACTCCCCGTACTCGCTCGGGACGAACACTCCGTGACTCACCTGTAACTGCTTGCGAGCCCGGGCGTCGACACGACGGGCGAGCGCATTGAACAACGCGTTCCCCGTCACGTGATACGCGTGCCCTTGATAGTCCGACTCCAACTCGAACAGTACCTGCTGTACCTGTGTCATGCCTTCACACCCCCTGCGCTTCCAGTGGAGAATATCGGGTTCACCGTGCATCACCGTCCCCGTACACTGCGACGTAATCCTCGATGTACGCGAGCGCCGTCGACCACGACCGGACCCGCCGCAACTGCGCATCCAACCGCCGCCACCGCCGGCAACTCTGATCGAACGGATGCGCCGACAACCTGGACCACGTATCCGCAAACGACCGTGCCGGACACGACCCCAACGGAGCCGACGGCCGGTCCCCCGGCTCGCCCGTTACGTGCAGCGACATGACCGGCGACCACAGGACAGTTCGAAACGGCTCAACTGCGTCGGACCCCCGGGCCGCTGCAGCAGTCCTACCTTCGTCCGGCAGCGGGCCTGACGGCGTCGCCACGAGGTGGAGGTCTGCGAACTCATGCCCGGCCCGGTAATTATCCAGCAACGCCGCTACGAGCAGCACGTGGAACCTGAGCGAGGTGTACGGGTAATACACCGACTCATTGTACGCTGCCGCGGCCTCGCTCGTCAACCACCGCGAATGCAGCACTTCGGGATCCGTCGACAACACCAACCAATCCAGCGGCGCATCGTCCGACGCTCGAATCCGATCAGACGCTACGGCCGTCCCGCCCGTCACGAGCGACAACCGGCGCGGCGACTGGTGATTCGCCACCGTCTCATCAGGCGCGCCTTTCGGCCGCGACAATCGAGCCGCATCCCCATCAGCACCCAACGGCACCGACTCGTTCACCCTGGCGTCGCGGAACACCTCTTGAGCCGCATCATGCGACCGGCCCCGCAACTTATGCACATCATGGCGAAACGCCGCGACCATTGGATCCACATCTGACTCAGGCCCCTCGTGCGGCGACTCGAACGGCACGTCCGACGTCACGCCGCATCACCACCCGGCACCGGCAGGTCACCATCACGACGCGCTGTGCGGGCCTGGAGCGCCTCCACGAACTTGTCCCGACACCGCGTCTGCCACAGCTCATCCTTCCGCTCCATCTCGTTGGTGGGCGACTTCCGCCGATCATACATATTCGACACCTCATCCTCAGAGTACAGCGGGTTCAGGACCTGTGCGTCGACCATGCCCGCGCCGAAATTCCTCGCGCCCCCAAGTTGGAAGGCATACTCGTCACTATGCGCATCCAGGAACGCGACAGCTTCCAGCAAGAGCCCGACGAACTCAGGCTTCGTCTCCCGCAACGTGAGTTTCCACGTCCCCACGAGATTCCCGACCACGTCCCGCGTCGAGTGCCGCAGCGGCTGCCCACCATCCTCCTCGTTCCTGGATCTGACTTGTGTGTGCAGCTGGCGATAGTGCGCCTCGGCTTCACCCCTCGTGACATCTACTTGGCTACGGACCGGCGAGAACGACACTGGACGACGAATCAACTTCCCCGGTGATCCGCCAAACCCACCGAACAGATCGTACACCACACAGCCAGCATCCACATCGTCCTGGCACGACCCTTTCTCATGATACCCGGATTCCAAATCCCGGTCGTATACGTCCTCAAGTCTAAAGTTCGCATTCGACTCGCCGGGATGGCACGCAGACGCACCTGCCGCCTGCAAAACCGCCTCGCAGCCATGACGCAGCCATCCCGACAGCGCGAACGGGGAAATCTGGCCCGCAATCTGGTTCTGTGGGTCGTCAGCTTCGTAGCGATCCGACGACGCATGATGCCGATCGGTTACAATCCCATCACCCGGAGCCAGCAGCCCGGCATCGAGGCCAACGTACAGATCAGGGAGCATCAGAGCCTCCTCGACAGGTAGCTCGAACTCAATTGGGAGATCAGAC from Halomicroarcula saliterrae carries:
- a CDS encoding DUF3800 domain-containing protein codes for the protein MARTLFVHVDESGNPSNGSYYVVAAPWCLSERGRANEVLRHTADELKTIAESALHGSRTLSELKGSALPVAVVNTTVGCLNQVEYDDPTIEQTRLPWEITHPIRLSVHAVNPDIGNDVLTDVIGNFDESVQELKTLALCSVLNPVFQTTHVALSTIDSMCVVLDSEVWQNPAEKVATVLDRTADEIPPIEFDSRDSKDAPGLQVADVAAYSWARHQRKGDCETAVETLHPLRFAKK
- a CDS encoding HNH endonuclease — its product is MTEDVSNETVDPETRKDVLAAAGHRCKWCGRDGPGAGGVAALQIHHATRDVDEMDEHDLRNLTAVCRRCHNWLHNQPSGDEVPVELTEADSTVLLPQDAEIIQVLAEHGPIRTGDIVDELTPDLSVTAVRERLWVLMGLDNKVEGRDRQIIDQDADTGEWGLTEQISNSARGRIPDDPQTLLQRAEDERVRQALDRGCSRDEVADVIGVVGRTTWHKEKRARAYAFPLNALDDRGGRPSANVEDGDSLTEMPPAEGDDGAETQQRLDAVEDGADGEAGVLSDGGKADQEPTEEDGEDISWSDAKTQLQQTIEALEELEKAL